Proteins found in one Erythrobacter sp. 3-20A1M genomic segment:
- the lpdA gene encoding dihydrolipoyl dehydrogenase: MADQNYDYDVLVIGAGPGGYVAAIRAAQLGLKTACAEGRETLGGTCLNVGCIPSKALLHASEYFDAAANGTMKELGIDVTPKLNLDQMHAQRRDAVEGLTKGVAFLFKKNKVDWLNGYAKFKDAHTVEVGGETKTAKNIIIATGSSVTPLPGVEVDNDNHVVVDSTGALELPKVPKKMVVIGAGVIGLELGSVWRRLGAEVTCVEFLDQVLPGMDGDIRKEANKIFKKQGIEFKLSTKVTGVSVKGKKATLTLEPAAGGDEETMEADCVLVSIGRRPNTEGLGLDAIGLETNKRGQIETDHDFRTKVDGVWAIGDVIPGPMLAHKAEDEGIACAENIAGQTGIVNHAVIPSVVYTWPEIAGVGLTEEEAKETGEVKSFKFPMMANSRAKTNHEPDGFVKVIADAETDRVLGVWCIASVAGTMIAEAAVAMEFGATSEDIAYTCHAHPTHAEAMKEAAMGVTGKPIHV; encoded by the coding sequence ATGGCTGACCAGAACTACGACTACGACGTCCTCGTCATCGGTGCCGGACCCGGCGGCTATGTCGCCGCGATCCGCGCGGCGCAGCTGGGGCTGAAGACCGCCTGTGCCGAAGGGCGCGAGACGCTGGGCGGCACCTGCCTCAATGTCGGCTGCATCCCGTCGAAGGCGCTGCTTCACGCGAGCGAGTATTTCGACGCGGCGGCGAACGGCACGATGAAGGAGCTGGGGATCGACGTGACCCCCAAGCTCAATCTCGACCAGATGCACGCCCAGCGCCGCGACGCGGTCGAGGGTCTGACCAAGGGCGTCGCCTTCCTGTTCAAGAAGAACAAGGTCGACTGGCTGAACGGCTACGCCAAATTCAAGGACGCGCACACCGTCGAGGTCGGCGGCGAGACGAAGACGGCGAAGAACATCATCATCGCCACCGGCTCCTCCGTCACGCCGCTGCCGGGCGTGGAGGTCGACAACGACAACCATGTGGTGGTCGATTCCACCGGCGCGCTGGAACTGCCCAAGGTGCCCAAGAAGATGGTCGTCATCGGCGCGGGCGTGATCGGGCTGGAGCTCGGCAGCGTCTGGCGCCGCCTTGGCGCCGAAGTCACCTGCGTCGAATTTCTCGACCAGGTGCTGCCCGGTATGGACGGCGACATTCGCAAGGAAGCGAACAAGATTTTCAAGAAGCAGGGAATCGAATTCAAACTCTCGACCAAGGTCACCGGCGTGTCCGTGAAGGGCAAGAAGGCGACCCTGACGCTGGAACCCGCGGCGGGCGGCGACGAGGAGACGATGGAGGCCGATTGCGTCCTCGTTTCGATCGGGCGGCGGCCGAACACCGAAGGCCTCGGCCTCGACGCGATCGGGCTGGAAACCAACAAGCGCGGCCAGATCGAGACCGATCACGACTTCCGCACGAAGGTGGATGGCGTGTGGGCGATCGGCGACGTGATCCCCGGCCCGATGCTCGCCCACAAGGCGGAAGACGAGGGCATCGCCTGCGCCGAAAACATCGCGGGCCAGACCGGCATCGTGAACCACGCGGTGATCCCCAGCGTGGTCTATACCTGGCCCGAGATCGCGGGCGTCGGCCTGACCGAGGAAGAAGCGAAGGAAACGGGCGAGGTCAAGTCGTTCAAGTTCCCGATGATGGCCAACAGTCGCGCCAAGACCAATCACGAGCCCGATGGCTTCGTGAAGGTGATCGCGGATGCGGAAACCGACCGTGTGTTGGGCGTATGGTGCATCGCCAGCGTCGCGGGTACGATGATCGCGGAAGCCGCAGTGGCGATGGAATTCGGGGCGACGAGCGAGGACATCGCCTACACCTGCCACGCGCACCCGACCCATGCCGAAGCGATGAAGGAAGCCGCGATGGGCGTGACGGGCAAGCCGATCCACGTATGA